In Candidatus Polarisedimenticolia bacterium, the genomic window TGGGGGCGCTGTCGACCTTCTATCCCGACGCCAAGAACATCACCAACGCGGAAGCGCGCCGCTGGCAGTCGGTCCGGCTGATCGCGAAAATGCCCACCCTGGCGGCCTTCGCCTATCGCTACAGCATCGGCCGGCCCTACGCGTATCCCGACAACGACCTGTCCTACACCGGCAACTTCCTGAACATGATGTTCAAGATGACCGAGCTGAAGTACCGGCCGAAGCCGGTGCTGGAGCGGGCGCTGGACGTGCTGTTCATCCTGCACGCCGATCACGAGCAGAACTGCTCCACCAGCGCCATGCGCAGCGTCGGCTCCTCGCAGGTGGATCCCTACTCGGCCGTGGCGGCGGCCACCGCCGCGCTCTACGGGCCGCTGCACGGCGGCGCCAACGAGATGGTGATCCGGATGCTGCGCGAGGTCGGCTCGCTTTCCCGCGTGCCGGAGTTCATCAAGCGGGTGAAGGCGGGAGAGCGGCGGCTGATGGGCTTCGGGCACCGGGTCTACAAGAATTACGACCCGCGGGCGAAGATCATCAAGGAGATGGCCGACCAGGTCTTCGCGGAGATGGGGAAGAACCCGCTGCTGGAGATCGCGCTGGAGTTGGAGCGCATCGCCCTGGAGGACGACTATTTCGTCAGCCGCAAGCTCTACCCCAACGTCGACTTCTACTCGGGGCTGATCTATCAGAGCATGGGCTTCCCGCTCGACCTCTTCCCGTCGCTGTTCGCCATCCCGCGCACCGCCGGATGGATGGCCCAGTGGGAGGAGATGATGCGCGATCCCGAGACGAAGATCGCCCGGCCGCGCCAGATCTACACCGGCTCCGAGCAGCGCGACTACGTGCCGATGGAGGAGCGCGATCCGCAGGCCCGCCGCAAGGCGACGACCGGATAGACGGGCAGGTGGCAGCATAAATACAAAGGCCGGAGGAGGTTCCTCCGGCCTTTGTGTTTTTCGGGGGCACGGAGGCCCCCGGATTCTCGGTTCGAGCTAGTTCTTCATCGCCGCGTGGTCTTCCTTCACGTGCTTGTCGATGCTCGCCGCCAGGACGTCGTCGGGAATTTTCACCAGCGTCGCCTTGATCGTCAGGTTCTCCGAGCCGCGATTCACGACGTAGGTGGCCGTGTCGCCGATCTTGGCATTCTTCATGTTCTTCCAGGCCTTCTCACTCGCCGAAGCCAGCTCGACGCCGTTCATCGAGACCAGCTTGTCTCCCACCTGGAAGCCGGCCTGCTCAGCCGGGCTGCCGGGGTAGATCTTGCTGATCGTCATGGTGCCGTCGGCGCCCTTCTCCTTCTCGATCCCGAGCCAGCCGCGAGTCGCCATTTCCTTCTGCATGTGGGCCGCGCACTCCTCGGCCGACATGTTGCACTCGCCCTTGGCGTTGGCCGCCTCGGCCGACTTGCCGTGGCACTCCGCGCCGCCGGCCAGCACGGCGCCGGTGGCCAGCACCGCCACGCAGGCCAGCGCCACGAACCCGAGCCATGATTTCTTCATGTCACCCGTCTCCTTAAGGGGGGCCGGCCGCCGTGCGGCCGGTGCGTTGAGGATGTTGACCGAGCCCGATTATAGAAGGGGCCCCCAGGCCGGACAAGGCGCGCAGGCCCGGCTTTACAAGTGTTTACAAGTTACTTCTTTCCCTTGGCCTTGTCTTCCTTCGCCTTGTCTTCCTTCGCCTGCTCGGGGGTCGGCGGGAAATTGACGAACAGCTTGTTCAAGGCCTTCGCCAGCTTTTTCTGGTTCTTCTCGGTCTTACTGGACAAGGTGTCGGAAACCGCGCCGCGGAAAATCAGGTTGTGCTGGTCACGCGCGAACATGTCGATGACCAGGGTCCCCACCGTGTAGGTCACTGCAGTGGTCGTGGCGGTGCCCATTCCCATTCCCCAGCCGCCCCAGCCGTAGCCGCC contains:
- a CDS encoding citrate synthase, whose translation is MPKNTLTITDNRTGKTYEIPIEQGTIRAMDLRQIRTDPGDFGLMTYDPAFTNTAACKSAITYIDGDKGILNYRGYPIEQLAERSNYLEVAYLILNGELPTRAEQADWVHQITNHTLLHENIKKFMEGFWHDAHPMGMLVSTVGALSTFYPDAKNITNAEARRWQSVRLIAKMPTLAAFAYRYSIGRPYAYPDNDLSYTGNFLNMMFKMTELKYRPKPVLERALDVLFILHADHEQNCSTSAMRSVGSSQVDPYSAVAAATAALYGPLHGGANEMVIRMLREVGSLSRVPEFIKRVKAGERRLMGFGHRVYKNYDPRAKIIKEMADQVFAEMGKNPLLEIALELERIALEDDYFVSRKLYPNVDFYSGLIYQSMGFPLDLFPSLFAIPRTAGWMAQWEEMMRDPETKIARPRQIYTGSEQRDYVPMEERDPQARRKATTG
- a CDS encoding PDZ domain-containing protein — translated: MKKSWLGFVALACVAVLATGAVLAGGAECHGKSAEAANAKGECNMSAEECAAHMQKEMATRGWLGIEKEKGADGTMTISKIYPGSPAEQAGFQVGDKLVSMNGVELASASEKAWKNMKNAKIGDTATYVVNRGSENLTIKATLVKIPDDVLAASIDKHVKEDHAAMKN